One genomic region from Maridesulfovibrio frigidus DSM 17176 encodes:
- a CDS encoding sensor histidine kinase has translation MRVGLKTKTMIGVFLLCTAMLTGAWIGISEFMAHSSYKIEKSLVEDNFDRALYTISKTSEGLSRICRSWAWWDDAYAFMYDHNQYFIDANLLPDVFPNLGIDFLLFIDNDGKIFESYSSENIDQIIECFSTKDCVGALFLEATEKDGKEGLLRFSHSIVMLSAQKITNSLGEGSPRGTLIAGRFFGDKDIASLGKNLRMNLSFGEITNSASDGVFYKPTTSAHSLLVGSYVLKDALGLPIVQLNLSMEKEVYAIGMSMTGIFLILFLGTLLIAGLLTNFFVNLVFVSRVEELKSQLTGGSTRDVHDFQLILSGDDELTDLSKSINDTLLLVQKEKERAEIANRVKSEFLANMSHEIRTPMHSILGMVELMKETKLDEDQQYFLKVTGTAGESLLEIINDVLEISKIEAGHLEIEQHEFLLEEMIRRVVSVLRVEAEKKGLTMNCNVLESVPAKVTGDPTRIRQVLTNLISNAIKFTGAGIIDVNIFENDSDQIIFSVSDTGIGIPEDKIKSIFESFTQADSSTSRKYGGTGLGLPISKKLVNMMGGEIFVESKLDRGSSFSFYVNLTY, from the coding sequence ATGAGAGTTGGCTTGAAAACTAAGACCATGATTGGTGTTTTCCTTCTTTGCACCGCAATGCTCACGGGCGCTTGGATTGGAATTTCTGAATTCATGGCGCATAGTTCTTATAAAATTGAGAAGTCTTTGGTCGAAGACAATTTTGACCGTGCTTTATATACTATTTCAAAAACATCTGAAGGTCTGAGCCGTATTTGCAGAAGTTGGGCTTGGTGGGATGATGCTTATGCTTTCATGTATGACCACAACCAGTATTTCATTGATGCAAATCTTTTACCAGATGTATTCCCGAACTTAGGTATTGATTTTTTGCTGTTCATTGATAATGACGGTAAAATATTCGAGTCCTATTCTTCGGAAAATATTGATCAAATTATAGAGTGTTTCTCTACAAAAGATTGTGTAGGTGCATTGTTTTTAGAGGCCACAGAAAAGGATGGTAAAGAAGGTCTTCTTAGGTTCTCACATTCAATTGTTATGCTTTCCGCGCAGAAAATAACCAATAGTCTTGGTGAAGGGTCGCCCCGCGGAACGTTAATTGCGGGACGTTTTTTTGGGGATAAGGATATCGCTTCACTTGGAAAGAACCTTCGTATGAACCTCTCTTTTGGTGAAATCACAAATTCTGCTAGCGATGGGGTATTTTATAAACCCACTACATCAGCACATTCACTTTTAGTCGGTAGTTACGTGTTAAAAGATGCTCTTGGGCTTCCGATTGTTCAGCTTAATTTAAGTATGGAGAAGGAAGTTTATGCTATCGGTATGTCCATGACAGGTATTTTTTTGATTCTGTTTTTGGGGACCTTACTTATTGCAGGACTATTAACAAATTTCTTTGTGAATTTGGTCTTTGTTTCCCGGGTTGAAGAACTTAAGTCCCAACTTACTGGTGGATCAACTAGGGATGTTCATGATTTTCAATTGATTTTAAGCGGGGATGATGAGCTAACTGATCTTTCAAAGTCTATAAATGACACTTTACTTTTAGTACAAAAAGAAAAAGAACGGGCTGAAATTGCAAATAGGGTCAAAAGTGAATTTCTGGCAAATATGAGCCATGAGATAAGAACTCCCATGCACTCTATTCTTGGTATGGTTGAGTTAATGAAAGAAACTAAGCTTGATGAGGATCAGCAATACTTTTTAAAAGTAACTGGAACTGCGGGTGAATCTCTTCTTGAAATTATTAATGATGTTCTCGAAATATCGAAGATTGAGGCCGGTCATTTAGAAATTGAGCAACATGAGTTTTTGCTTGAGGAAATGATTCGTAGAGTGGTTTCAGTTCTTCGCGTTGAGGCTGAAAAGAAAGGTCTTACAATGAATTGCAACGTTTTAGAGTCCGTGCCTGCTAAGGTAACAGGGGACCCGACTCGAATTCGCCAAGTTTTAACAAACTTGATTAGCAATGCTATTAAATTCACTGGGGCTGGAATTATTGATGTTAATATTTTTGAGAATGATTCTGATCAAATTATATTCAGTGTATCTGATACCGGGATAGGAATTCCAGAAGATAAAATAAAGAGTATATTCGAAAGTTTTACTCAGGCTGATTCGTCTACTTCCAGAAAATATGGAGGCACAGGACTCGGGTTGCCAATTTCTAAGAAACTTGTGAATATGATGGGCGGAGAAATATTTGTTGAGAGCAAACTCGACCGAGGTTCATCTTTTTCGTTTTATGTGAATCTGACATATTAA
- a CDS encoding FmdB family zinc ribbon protein, with amino-acid sequence MPIYEYKCNECGLAFEELVSASSTEAPMCTACKSPNTVKLISACCKQSASSTSGGESYAPPAGGCGSSGFS; translated from the coding sequence ATGCCTATTTATGAGTATAAATGTAATGAATGCGGTCTTGCTTTTGAAGAGCTTGTATCCGCTTCAAGTACGGAAGCACCGATGTGCACGGCCTGTAAAAGCCCAAACACAGTGAAACTTATATCCGCTTGCTGCAAACAGTCCGCTAGCTCAACTAGTGGCGGTGAATCTTACGCCCCTCCTGCCGGAGGATGTGGTTCCAGCGGATTTTCGTGA
- a CDS encoding CgeB family protein: MADKYVAKAVEDEGKLKDICILYDDKTKHMWGKYGPRNEETLAAKADPIKLQLLVGSGIGIAAEYILQAGRPLLILDCEQPILAATDLKNKFKTHSNLHWIDTSSPEKAVHHILELKKQFQLEIDILTIPFYLRLSPFYAETIRRISGSSEQKQQVQTWPKFQSEKPRILLLTSQYFLMGEIVSACERQSIPHMFINMDAKVMDLNLFVSKISSAINIFRPDFVLTVNHLGVDQEGVLNTILHEYGVPLASWFVDNPLLLLPLYQAQASPNTTIFTWDTDRMGSLKKMGYDNIFHLPLGTDQTRFTPGKGCRNPAWKRDISFVGNSMVHKTARRLEAAQPSGALEQRWKEVAHEFGLKSEPSVTNFLRTDYPELLSDYENLISPYRKLAFETLIIWQATLEYRLSCVKKTLEYSPLIVGDNGWNKLLKDDNNWDYHSELSYYEDLPHFYPCSKINFNCTSQQMKGAVNQRVFDVPACNGFILTDHRYQMENLFEPGKEIAVYYDIKEIPDQIAKYTTDSKTRTSIIKAARKRILAEHTYDNRISTLIKCMRATYA; this comes from the coding sequence ATGGCCGATAAATACGTAGCAAAGGCTGTAGAAGATGAAGGCAAACTAAAAGATATTTGCATTCTATATGATGATAAAACTAAACACATGTGGGGAAAATACGGCCCCCGCAATGAAGAAACTCTTGCAGCCAAAGCAGATCCAATAAAACTACAATTACTGGTAGGTTCAGGCATTGGAATTGCTGCAGAATACATATTACAAGCGGGTCGCCCTCTGCTAATTCTTGACTGCGAGCAGCCCATTCTGGCAGCCACAGATTTAAAAAATAAATTTAAGACCCACTCCAATCTTCACTGGATAGACACTTCTTCACCAGAAAAAGCAGTACATCATATATTGGAACTGAAAAAGCAATTCCAACTTGAAATAGATATTTTGACCATTCCATTCTACCTGCGACTCTCCCCTTTTTACGCAGAAACGATAAGACGGATCTCCGGCAGTTCAGAACAGAAACAGCAGGTTCAAACATGGCCAAAATTTCAATCTGAAAAGCCCAGAATACTTCTATTAACCAGCCAATATTTTCTTATGGGTGAAATAGTCTCAGCCTGTGAGAGACAATCCATTCCGCACATGTTCATTAACATGGATGCAAAAGTAATGGATCTGAACCTGTTCGTTTCCAAGATATCATCAGCAATTAATATTTTTCGGCCAGATTTTGTTCTCACAGTAAATCACCTTGGAGTTGATCAGGAAGGTGTATTAAACACTATACTCCATGAATACGGAGTGCCACTTGCTTCGTGGTTTGTAGATAACCCGCTTCTACTACTGCCACTATATCAAGCGCAAGCCAGCCCCAATACGACCATTTTCACTTGGGACACAGACCGCATGGGTTCCCTGAAAAAGATGGGATACGACAACATATTTCATCTGCCCCTCGGCACTGATCAAACTAGATTTACTCCAGGCAAAGGTTGTCGCAATCCGGCATGGAAGCGTGATATTTCATTTGTCGGAAACTCGATGGTTCATAAAACTGCGCGGAGGCTCGAGGCGGCGCAGCCATCAGGAGCATTGGAACAGCGCTGGAAAGAAGTAGCACATGAATTTGGACTGAAATCCGAACCATCCGTAACCAATTTTTTAAGAACAGATTATCCAGAACTATTATCGGATTATGAAAACCTGATATCTCCATACCGCAAGCTTGCATTCGAAACACTCATTATCTGGCAGGCGACACTTGAATATCGTCTTTCATGCGTTAAAAAAACGCTCGAATACTCGCCTCTAATCGTGGGAGATAACGGCTGGAATAAACTTCTAAAAGACGATAACAACTGGGATTATCATTCTGAATTGTCATACTACGAAGACCTACCCCACTTTTACCCTTGCTCTAAAATAAATTTCAACTGTACCAGCCAGCAAATGAAAGGGGCCGTAAATCAACGGGTATTTGATGTGCCTGCCTGTAACGGTTTTATTCTTACTGACCATCGTTACCAAATGGAAAATCTGTTCGAACCCGGTAAAGAAATTGCGGTATATTACGACATAAAGGAAATCCCTGATCAAATTGCTAAATATACCACTGACTCAAAAACACGAACATCAATAATCAAAGCGGCCCGCAAGCGAATCCTAGCAGAACATACATACGACAACCGAATCTCAACATTAATAAAATGTATGAGAGCAACATATGCATAA
- a CDS encoding OmpA family protein, whose protein sequence is MAKIVILTPKDNSPPAEEGLPPWMATFADMVTLLLCFFVLLLSFASNDAEKFKELLGSIHNAFGVKIERKEADHLSLTPSDLQRKEVKMDSNEKRLLGLVLRIKALLNEDDATRKSSGVNADQDGVTMSTDSASLFESGSAKLKPTASKTLNKVISILKENNYNLVVRGHTDNTETRSAKYPSNWELSSARAASALRYITEHGGISTKRLKAVGYADTQPLVKNDTVANKNKNRRIEFFYHKPARDSW, encoded by the coding sequence ATGGCAAAAATAGTAATACTAACGCCGAAAGATAACAGCCCTCCAGCAGAAGAAGGGCTACCACCGTGGATGGCGACCTTTGCCGATATGGTAACTCTTTTGCTTTGCTTTTTTGTACTACTACTCTCTTTCGCATCTAATGATGCGGAAAAATTTAAAGAACTTCTAGGCTCAATTCATAACGCTTTCGGTGTTAAAATTGAACGAAAAGAAGCAGACCACCTATCCCTGACCCCTTCGGATCTACAACGTAAAGAAGTTAAAATGGACAGCAACGAAAAACGGTTGCTGGGGCTTGTTCTGCGCATTAAAGCCCTTCTCAATGAGGACGATGCAACCCGAAAATCTTCAGGGGTTAATGCCGACCAAGACGGCGTAACCATGAGTACGGACAGTGCGTCTCTTTTCGAATCAGGTTCAGCGAAGTTAAAGCCGACGGCCAGTAAAACTCTTAATAAAGTTATCAGCATTCTCAAAGAGAACAACTACAATCTAGTAGTGAGAGGGCATACGGATAACACTGAAACACGATCAGCCAAGTACCCATCAAACTGGGAACTATCCTCGGCCAGGGCGGCAAGTGCATTGCGCTACATAACTGAACATGGCGGAATATCGACTAAAAGGCTCAAGGCTGTAGGATATGCCGACACTCAGCCTCTAGTAAAAAATGATACTGTCGCGAATAAAAATAAGAACCGCAGAATAGAGTTTTTCTACCATAAACCAGCACGCGATTCATGGTAA
- a CDS encoding motility protein A yields MDIATLIGIVGGFGLIIATIFMGGNAAGFIDPPSAVVVFGGTFASAFIMFPMAVVLKAFKIALKGFFAKARDPKAIVDQIVALAETARKESLVALEKVAIDDEYLKKGVILVADGTDGDLVRAIMEIEIDFMKKRHYQGQDVMKGMGSMAPAFGMIGTLIGLVNMLSNLSDPDAIGPAMAVALLTTLYGSILANVVFLPLAKKLEERSNEEALYMEIMVEGVVAIQKGEHPSIVKEKLQAFLAPAMRDVIA; encoded by the coding sequence ATGGATATCGCAACTCTGATTGGTATTGTCGGTGGTTTTGGACTAATTATAGCAACAATTTTCATGGGTGGTAATGCAGCGGGTTTTATTGACCCGCCGTCCGCTGTTGTTGTTTTTGGTGGAACATTTGCGTCGGCTTTTATCATGTTCCCAATGGCAGTAGTGCTTAAAGCGTTCAAGATTGCCTTGAAAGGATTCTTTGCAAAAGCCAGAGACCCAAAGGCTATCGTTGATCAAATTGTTGCTCTTGCCGAAACAGCAAGAAAAGAAAGTCTTGTTGCTCTTGAAAAAGTTGCAATTGATGATGAGTACCTGAAAAAAGGGGTGATCTTAGTTGCCGATGGAACAGATGGCGACCTTGTTCGTGCCATTATGGAAATCGAAATAGATTTTATGAAAAAGAGACACTACCAAGGGCAGGACGTAATGAAAGGAATGGGCTCAATGGCCCCTGCTTTCGGAATGATCGGAACTCTTATCGGTCTTGTTAACATGCTCTCCAATCTTAGTGATCCTGACGCAATTGGCCCAGCTATGGCTGTCGCATTGCTCACAACTCTTTATGGATCGATACTCGCCAACGTAGTATTCCTCCCACTCGCCAAAAAACTTGAAGAACGTTCAAATGAAGAAGCCCTCTATATGGAGATTATGGTTGAGGGAGTAGTTGCGATTCAAAAAGGGGAACACCCTTCGATTGTAAAAGAAAAGCTCCAAGCATTCCTAGCTCCTGCAATGCGCGACGTAATCGCATAA
- a CDS encoding FapA family protein → MPCLKHYFDPDFDYRNLKPTQKLDGSTDFYNIGYVQSVVIGQVLAEWKDEESEVCSDGHRQCPEKIFPKGPNTKINPEDPNQLIATKNGYVFYNADQLITVKELLNIRGDVGLTTGNIFFVGDLIVHGSVKSALEIKAYNVNVKGVIEQANIKAGGFLKCDGGIKGNSAAHIESKGSIRASFCENATLISGKNIIIDKSCMHSTVYCEGKFAVKGRLCGGPCYSDQFIYVGGQLGGGLSIPAQLIVGYSPHVLLQINKISKQIAKLRIRIENFEKDKLDGDSVTVSSMNNIEKCDVKVRFLKNKKKQLWNKLEHTHKLESCRIMCSGVVKSGVEISIGQAFLQVDEPLEDVFFYYENHEIKVGSPALKK, encoded by the coding sequence ATGCCCTGCCTAAAGCACTATTTTGATCCAGATTTTGATTACCGGAATCTCAAACCGACTCAAAAACTTGATGGCAGCACGGACTTTTACAACATAGGATATGTTCAAAGTGTTGTTATTGGGCAAGTTTTAGCGGAATGGAAGGACGAGGAAAGCGAAGTCTGTTCAGACGGCCACAGACAATGTCCCGAAAAGATTTTTCCAAAGGGCCCTAATACAAAAATTAATCCTGAAGACCCGAATCAGTTAATTGCTACAAAGAACGGATATGTTTTTTATAATGCAGATCAACTGATCACGGTTAAAGAGCTGCTTAATATTCGTGGAGATGTAGGCCTGACAACTGGAAATATTTTTTTTGTTGGTGACCTTATAGTTCACGGATCTGTAAAATCCGCTTTAGAAATTAAAGCCTACAATGTGAATGTAAAAGGGGTTATCGAGCAGGCGAATATTAAGGCCGGGGGATTTTTGAAATGCGATGGCGGCATTAAGGGCAACAGTGCTGCACATATTGAATCAAAAGGAAGCATACGTGCCAGCTTTTGCGAAAACGCTACACTGATCAGCGGTAAAAATATTATCATTGATAAAAGTTGCATGCACAGTACTGTTTATTGCGAAGGCAAGTTCGCTGTAAAGGGACGACTATGCGGTGGTCCTTGCTATAGTGATCAGTTTATATACGTTGGAGGACAGTTGGGAGGAGGCCTTAGCATCCCTGCCCAACTGATTGTAGGGTACAGCCCACATGTGCTGCTACAAATAAATAAAATTTCAAAGCAGATTGCCAAGCTACGGATTCGCATAGAAAATTTTGAGAAAGACAAGCTAGATGGAGACTCGGTTACAGTCAGTAGCATGAACAATATCGAAAAATGCGACGTGAAGGTCAGATTTCTAAAGAACAAGAAAAAACAGCTATGGAACAAACTAGAACATACACATAAACTGGAATCATGCCGAATTATGTGTTCCGGAGTTGTTAAGTCCGGCGTTGAAATTAGCATTGGCCAAGCTTTTCTACAGGTTGATGAGCCCCTGGAAGATGTTTTCTTCTACTATGAAAACCATGAAATTAAAGTGGGATCTCCCGCACTAAAGAAATAG
- a CDS encoding STAS domain-containing protein: protein MADERIIISDGILTLLCGEEITIETIHEFKEEVEEKSNSSDINTVVANLSEARFLDSSGIGFLVSLNSRLKRNDKRMFLLRPSEHICKTLELVRLISFFTIIQDEREIV, encoded by the coding sequence ATGGCTGATGAAAGAATAATTATCTCAGACGGAATTCTCACGTTACTGTGCGGGGAAGAAATAACGATAGAGACTATCCATGAGTTCAAGGAAGAAGTTGAAGAAAAAAGCAACTCTTCCGACATAAATACTGTTGTAGCCAATCTATCCGAAGCGCGTTTTCTAGACAGCTCCGGAATAGGCTTCTTAGTTTCTCTCAACTCACGATTGAAAAGAAACGACAAAAGAATGTTTCTGCTGCGTCCCAGTGAACATATCTGTAAAACTCTGGAATTAGTCCGCCTAATTTCCTTCTTTACTATCATTCAAGATGAACGTGAAATTGTGTAG
- a CDS encoding ATP-binding protein, with product MHKFVLEAVPNPEESREIARQAIIILKKFISDESILHDIDLVLTEACSNVARHAYEHRADCNRLELNITVVPPEYIVLEIADWGRGLCSESIDFSMPSPEAIGGRGMFIMSKLMDKFELIKVENKNIIKLTRKVQEDQWLMKE from the coding sequence ATGCATAAATTTGTGCTGGAAGCAGTTCCCAACCCTGAAGAAAGTAGGGAAATTGCCAGACAGGCGATTATCATACTTAAAAAATTCATTTCGGACGAGAGCATACTTCACGACATTGACTTAGTCTTGACGGAAGCGTGTTCGAACGTAGCTAGACATGCTTACGAGCACAGGGCTGACTGCAATCGACTTGAATTGAACATTACAGTAGTTCCCCCTGAATATATTGTCCTTGAAATTGCGGACTGGGGCAGAGGGCTGTGTTCTGAATCGATAGATTTCTCCATGCCTTCACCTGAAGCTATTGGCGGAAGAGGCATGTTCATCATGTCTAAACTTATGGATAAATTTGAGCTTATCAAAGTAGAGAACAAAAATATTATTAAGCTAACCCGCAAGGTGCAGGAAGATCAATGGCTGATGAAAGAATAA
- the dtd gene encoding D-aminoacyl-tRNA deacylase, giving the protein MRLVIQRTSGAKVDVADRTVGEIGPGIVVLVGFGKEDTEGLPSSKAWDTIINKMIGLRIFEDDAERMNLALDAFKGDILLVSQFTLYASCHKGRRPSFTGAAQPDLAKDLFDQFTAAVKVKAPGKVETGEFGAMMNIDFVNWGPVTIILDSEDFA; this is encoded by the coding sequence ATGCGGCTAGTCATTCAAAGAACCAGCGGAGCAAAGGTCGATGTTGCGGATCGGACCGTAGGCGAAATCGGCCCCGGAATAGTAGTTTTGGTCGGTTTCGGTAAAGAAGATACCGAAGGCCTTCCATCATCCAAAGCATGGGACACCATCATTAATAAAATGATCGGTCTCAGAATATTCGAAGATGACGCCGAGCGCATGAATCTGGCTCTTGATGCCTTTAAAGGTGATATTCTGCTAGTTTCCCAGTTTACTCTTTACGCGTCTTGCCATAAAGGGCGCAGGCCATCCTTTACCGGAGCGGCTCAACCGGATTTAGCCAAAGACTTATTTGACCAGTTTACTGCGGCAGTTAAGGTAAAAGCCCCCGGCAAAGTGGAAACCGGCGAATTCGGTGCAATGATGAATATTGATTTTGTGAACTGGGGGCCCGTTACCATAATCCTTGATTCTGAAGATTTCGCTTAA
- the queD gene encoding 6-carboxytetrahydropterin synthase QueD, giving the protein MSKGKWRLKVKKEFAAAHQLRNYGGKCENMHGHNFGVEVEIEGSHLDSKVEILMDFKELKNELLDVLETLDHKHLNSVEYFEHRNPSSENIARYIYDEMKKRVQTDSIRLVYASVSENDSSVATYSEE; this is encoded by the coding sequence ATGAGCAAAGGAAAGTGGAGACTTAAAGTCAAAAAAGAATTTGCAGCAGCTCACCAACTAAGGAATTACGGCGGAAAATGTGAAAACATGCACGGTCATAATTTTGGAGTAGAAGTCGAGATAGAAGGAAGTCACCTTGACTCCAAAGTCGAAATACTCATGGACTTCAAAGAGCTGAAAAATGAACTGTTAGACGTTCTTGAAACTCTGGACCACAAACATCTTAATTCTGTTGAGTACTTTGAACACAGAAATCCATCATCAGAAAACATCGCACGCTACATATATGATGAGATGAAAAAAAGAGTACAAACTGACAGCATCAGACTTGTCTATGCATCTGTCTCTGAAAATGACTCTTCTGTAGCGACCTACAGCGAGGAATGA